CGACGTGGCGCCGATCGACGGCGTGTTTCTGGGCGGGGGGAGCCAGAACATGACGGTGGCCGTGGACGTGATTCCGGTCGACTGAGCAGGGCGGGCGCGCAGTCCGATCGGGCGGACGATTAATCCTTTTGGGTGAAGAAGCGGAATTGTGCGCCGGCGGCGCGTGCAATCCCGGCGCCGGTTCCTATCTTCGCGCGATCGGGCCAGGATGCCCGGAACAGGAGACAGGCGCATGGCGCGACCCAAGTTGTTCGAACCGCTTGAAATAGGCGGGCTTTCGCTTTCCAACCGCATCGTGATCGCGCCGATGTGCCAGTATTCCGCCGTCGATGGCGAGATGACCGACTGGCACCTCATGCACCTCGGCAACCTTGCCCAATCGGGTGCGGGCGTGCTGACGATCGAGGCGACCGCCGTGCTGCCGGAAGGGCGCATCAGCTATGCCGATGTCGGTCTGTGGGATGACCGGACCGAGGCGGCGATGGCCCGCGTGGTGGAAAGCCTGCGCCGCCATTCGCCGATGCCCATCGCCATCCAGCTGGGGCATGCCGGGCGCAAGGCTTCGACCGACAAGCCGTGGCTGGGCAAGGGCCAGATCGCGCCGGACGCGGACAACGGCTGGCAGACCGAGGCGCCTTCCGCGGTTCCGTTCGCCGCCGGAGAGAACCCGCCGTTGGCGCTCGACCGCGCCGGGATGGACCGCATCCGCGATGCCTTTGCCGAAGCGGCGCGGCGCGCGGCGCGGATCGGCATCGATGCCGTGCAGATTCACGGCGCGCACGGCTATCTGCTGCACCAGTTCCTGTCGCCGCTTTCGAACCGGCGGGACGATGCCTATGGCGGCAGCCTGGAGAACCGGATGCGGTTCCCGCTGGAAGTGTTCGATGCCGTGCGCGCCGCCTTCCCCGCGGATCGGCCGGTAACGGTCCGCGTCTCCGGCACCGACTGGGTGGACGGCGGCTGGGATGCGGAGCAGACCGTGGCCTTCGCGCGCGAACTGGAGCGCCGGGGCGCGGCCGCGATCCACGTCTCCAGCGGCGGGCTCGATCCGCGCCAGGCGATTCCCGTGGCTCCCGGCTATCAGGTGCCGCTGGCGCGCGCGGTGAAGCAGGCCGTATCGATCCCCGTGGTCGCGGTCGGGCTCATCACCGGGTTCGAACAGGCCGAACAGATCGTCGCTTCGGGCGACGCGGACCTCGTCGCGCTGGCGCGCACCGTGCTCTACGACCCGCGCTGGCCCTGGCACGCGGCGGCCCATCTGGGCGCCTCGGTCCATGCGGCGGACCAGTATCTTCGCTGCCAGCCGCACCAGTATCGCCATCTCTTCGCGGCGGACTGAAGCGCTGCCGACGCAAAAGGGCAAGGGCCTGGAGCACGTGGCCCCAGACCCCTGCCCGATGGCTCTACGCCCGCGTCAGAGCGCGATGCTGAGCGA
The Novosphingobium sp. EMRT-2 genome window above contains:
- a CDS encoding NADH:flavin oxidoreductase/NADH oxidase codes for the protein MARPKLFEPLEIGGLSLSNRIVIAPMCQYSAVDGEMTDWHLMHLGNLAQSGAGVLTIEATAVLPEGRISYADVGLWDDRTEAAMARVVESLRRHSPMPIAIQLGHAGRKASTDKPWLGKGQIAPDADNGWQTEAPSAVPFAAGENPPLALDRAGMDRIRDAFAEAARRAARIGIDAVQIHGAHGYLLHQFLSPLSNRRDDAYGGSLENRMRFPLEVFDAVRAAFPADRPVTVRVSGTDWVDGGWDAEQTVAFARELERRGAAAIHVSSGGLDPRQAIPVAPGYQVPLARAVKQAVSIPVVAVGLITGFEQAEQIVASGDADLVALARTVLYDPRWPWHAAAHLGASVHAADQYLRCQPHQYRHLFAAD